One genomic window of Triplophysa rosa linkage group LG11, Trosa_1v2, whole genome shotgun sequence includes the following:
- the kcnj4 gene encoding ATP-sensitive inward rectifier potassium channel 12 — MGSEHNGKIFTGGRSHLRSRFVKKNGQCNIIFSNMEDKPRRYLADIFTTCVDIRWRYLLLIFCSASLASWLVFAFVFYSVSLAHGDFHTDGAKDRKPCLLHVEGLVGAFLFSMETQTTIGYGWRCVTEECPGAILTVVVQSIVGCVLDAFMIGTMMAKMARPKKRNQTLLFSENAVIALRDRKLCLMWRVGNLRRSHIVEAHVRAQLIRPHVTAEGEFIPLEQTDLNVGYDDGTDRLFLVSPLVLVHEIDEDSPLWGMSRADLESEDFEIVVILEGMVEATAMTTQARSSYLSREILWGQRFEPVIFEERDRYRVDYGRFHKTYEVPSTPVCSARELSEVTASSRSETTASPSRSLSAFCYENEVALCAGEDEGVRDQEEFQMSQDSSNVLCVLDMDDRIEFDNLKTAIPLDPLTYKSESEI; from the coding sequence ATGGGATCCGAGCACAACGGCAAGATCTTCACCGGCGGCAGGAGTCACCTGCGGAGTCGCTTCGTGAAGAAAAACGGCCAGTGCAACATCATCTTCTCCAACATGGAGGACAAGCCGCGGCGGTACCTGGCGGACATCTTCACCACGTGCGTGGACATCCGCTGGAGGTACCTGCTGCTGATCTTCTGCTCCGCATCGCTGGCGTCGTGGCTCGTCTTCGCGTTCGTCTTCTACAGCGTGTCTCTGGCTCACGGAGACTTCCACACAGACGGAGCGAAGGACCGCAAGCCGTGTCTGCTGCACGTGGAGGGTCTGGTGGGAGCTTTTCTCTTCTCCATGGAGACTCAGACCACCATCGGTTACGGCTGGCGCTGCGTCACGGAGGAATGTCCCGGCGCCATCCTGACGGTGGTGGTTCAGTCCATCGTGGGCTGCGTCCTCGACGCCTTCATGATCGGCACCATGATGGCCAAGATGGCACGACCCAAGAAGAGGAACCAGACGTTACTGTTCTCCGAGAACGCCGTGATAGCGCTGAGGGACAGAAAGCTGTGTTTGATGTGGCGCGTGGGGAACCTGCGCAGGAGTCACATCGTGGAGGCTCACGTGCGTGCTCAGCTCATACGGCCGCACGTCACGGCGGAGGGCGAGTTCATCCCCCTTGAGCAGACGGATCTGAACGTGGGCTACGACGACGGCACCGACAGACTCTTCCTGGTGTCTCCTCTGGTGCTGGTGCACGAGATCGACGAGGACTCGCCGCTCTGGGGAATGAGCCGAGCCGATCTGGAGTCTGAGGACTTTGAGATCGTGGTGATCCTGGAGGGGATGGTGGAGGCCACGGCCATGACCACGCAGGCTCGGAGCTCCTATCTTTCTCGGGAGATCCTCTGGGGTCAACGCTTCGAGCCGGTCATCTTTGAGGAGCGCGACCGCTACCGGGTGGATTACGGCCGCTTCCACAAAACCTACGAGGTGCCGTCCACGCCCGTCTGCAGCGCGAGAGAGCTGAGCGAGGTCACCGCCTCGTCCCGCTCCGAGACGACCGCGAGTCCGTCACGTTCACTCAGCGCTTTCTGCTACGAGAACGAGGTGGCGCTGTGCGCTGGAGAGGACGAGGGCGTGCGGGACCAAGAGGAGTTTCAGATGTCACAGGACTCCAGTAATGTGCTGTGCGTGTTAGACATGGACGACCGAATCGAGTTTGACAATTTAAAGACGGCCATACCTCTCGATCCACTGACATACAAGAGTGAGTCTGAGATATGA
- the polr2f gene encoding DNA-directed RNA polymerases I, II, and III subunit RPABC2, with protein sequence MSDNEDNFDDGDFDDGEDEEPMDDLENVDEDQENVQILPAGEGQQANQKRITTPYMTKYERARVLGTRALQIAMCAPVMVELEGETDPLQIAMKELKSRKIPIIIRRYLPDGSYEDWGCDELIITD encoded by the exons ATGTCTGACAACGAGGACAA TTTTGATGACGGAGATTTTGATGATGGTGAAGATGAAGAACCTATGGATGATCTGGAGAATGTAGAT gaGGATCAGGAGAACGTTCAGATTCTTCCGGCGGGTGAAGGTCAGCAGGCCAATCAGAAGAGAATCACCACACCATACATGACCAAATACGAGCGTGCACGTGTGCTGGGAACACGAGCGCTGCAGATCGC GATGTGTGCGCCTGTGATGGTGGAGCTGGAAGGAGAGACAGATCCACTGCAGATCGCCATGAAAGAGCTCAA GAGTAGAAAGATTCCCATCATCATCCGCAGATATCTTCCTGACGGGAGTTATGAGGACTGGGGCTGTGATGAGCTCATCATCACTGACTGA
- the kdelr3 gene encoding ER lumen protein-retaining receptor 3 isoform X1, with protein sequence MRAPRGEGGDALSCTRSERKPGSWSRTFSHVTRLRDLCHLVAIIILFLKIWKSKSCAGISGKSQVLFALVFTTRYLDLFTSFISIYNTVMKVVYLALAYATVSLIYLRFRSTFDSESDSFRVEFLLVPVAGLSFLENYAFTPLEILWTFSIYLESVAILPQLFMITKTGEAVSITTHYLFFLGLYRALYLGNWVWRYHVEGFFDQIAVVSGVVQTIFYCDFFYLYFTRVIRGSGKMSLPMPV encoded by the exons ATGCGCGCCCCGCGGGGAGAGGGGGGTGACGCGCTGTCGTGTACGCGCTCGGAGAGGAAACCCGGATCCTGGAGTCGAACCTTCAGCCACGTCACACGCCtca GAGACCTTTGTCATCTGGTGGCGATTATTATTCTCTTCCTGAAGATCTGGAAGTCCAAATCATGCGCAG GTATTTCAGGGAAGTCTCAAGTGTTGTTTGCTCTGGTCTTCACCACCAGATACCTGGACCTGTTCACCTCCTTCATCTCCATCTATAACACTGTCATgaag GTGGTGTATTTGGCTTTGGCGTATGCCACCGTCAGTCTGATCTACTTGCGCTTCAGGAGCACATTTGACTCTGAGAGCGACTCGTTCAGGGTGGAGTTTCTGCTGGTTCCTGTAGCCGGTCTGTCATTCCTGGAGAACTACGCCTTCACTCCTCTGGAG ATTCTGTGGACGTTCTCCATCTATCTGGAGTCTGTGGCGATTCTTCCTCAGTTGTTCATGATCACTAAGACGGGTGAAGCCGTGTCCATCACCACACACTACCTGTTCTTTCTGGGTCTGTATCGAGCGCTGTATCTGGGTAACTGGGTGTGGCGTTATCACGTGGAGGGATTCTTCGATCAGATCGCTGTGGTGTCCGGTGTGGTTCAGACCATCTTCTACTGTGATTTCTTCTATCTGTACTTCACCAGAG TGATCAGAGGAAGTGGAAAGATGTCTCTGCCAATGCCAGTGTGA
- the kdelr3 gene encoding ER lumen protein-retaining receptor 3 isoform X2: MNIFRLSGDLCHLVAIIILFLKIWKSKSCAGISGKSQVLFALVFTTRYLDLFTSFISIYNTVMKVVYLALAYATVSLIYLRFRSTFDSESDSFRVEFLLVPVAGLSFLENYAFTPLEILWTFSIYLESVAILPQLFMITKTGEAVSITTHYLFFLGLYRALYLGNWVWRYHVEGFFDQIAVVSGVVQTIFYCDFFYLYFTRVIRGSGKMSLPMPV; the protein is encoded by the exons ATGAACATCTTCCGTCTGTCAGGAGACCTTTGTCATCTGGTGGCGATTATTATTCTCTTCCTGAAGATCTGGAAGTCCAAATCATGCGCAG GTATTTCAGGGAAGTCTCAAGTGTTGTTTGCTCTGGTCTTCACCACCAGATACCTGGACCTGTTCACCTCCTTCATCTCCATCTATAACACTGTCATgaag GTGGTGTATTTGGCTTTGGCGTATGCCACCGTCAGTCTGATCTACTTGCGCTTCAGGAGCACATTTGACTCTGAGAGCGACTCGTTCAGGGTGGAGTTTCTGCTGGTTCCTGTAGCCGGTCTGTCATTCCTGGAGAACTACGCCTTCACTCCTCTGGAG ATTCTGTGGACGTTCTCCATCTATCTGGAGTCTGTGGCGATTCTTCCTCAGTTGTTCATGATCACTAAGACGGGTGAAGCCGTGTCCATCACCACACACTACCTGTTCTTTCTGGGTCTGTATCGAGCGCTGTATCTGGGTAACTGGGTGTGGCGTTATCACGTGGAGGGATTCTTCGATCAGATCGCTGTGGTGTCCGGTGTGGTTCAGACCATCTTCTACTGTGATTTCTTCTATCTGTACTTCACCAGAG TGATCAGAGGAAGTGGAAAGATGTCTCTGCCAATGCCAGTGTGA
- the sox10 gene encoding transcription factor SOX-10, whose protein sequence is MSAEEHSLSEVEMSPGVSEDGHSMSPGHSSGAPGGADSPLSGQASQMSGEEAAGVSASVSVKSDEDDDRFPIGIREAVSQVLNGYDWTLVPMPVRVNSGSKNKPHVKRPMNAFMVWAQAARRKLADQYPHLHNAELSKTLGKLWRLLNESDKRPFIEEAERLRKQHKKDYPEYKYQPRRRKNGKLGTGAEGDGHSEGEVSHSQSHYKSLHLEVAHSGAAGSPLGDGHHPHATGQNHSPPTPPTTPKTELQGGKSGEGKREGGAGGSRGGLGVGADGSSSSASGSGKPHIDFGNVDIGEISHDVMANMEPFDVNEFDQYLPPNGHPGVAQATGGAGSGSSASPYAYGISSALAAASGHSSAWLSKQQLSSQQHLGSDVGKTQIKSEAHFSSEAASAASGSHVTYTPLSLPHYSSAFPSLASRAQFDYAEHQASGSYYAHSGQTSGLYSAFSYMGPSQRPLYTAIPDPGSVPQSHSPTHWEQPVYTTLSRP, encoded by the exons ATGTCGGCGGAGGAACACAGTTTGTCTGAGGTGGAGATGAGTCCCGGGGTGTCCGAAGACGGTCACTCCATGTCCCCCGGGCACTCGTCGGGCGCCCCCGGAGGGGCGGACTCCCCGTTGTCCGGTCAGGCGTCTCAGATGTCGGGCGAGGAGGCGGCGGGCGTCTCCGCGAGCGTCTCGGTGAAGTCGGACGAAGATGACGACCGTTTTCCCATCGGCATCCGCGAGGCGGTCAGCCAGGTGCTGAACGGATACGACTGGACTCTCGTGCCCATGCCCGTGCGCGTGAACTCGGGCAGTAAGAACAAGCCGCACGTGAAGCGGCCGATGAACGCGTTCATGGTGTGGGCGCAGGCCGCGCGCCGGAAACTGGCGGATCAATATCCGCACCTGCACAACGCCGAGCTCAGCAAAACTCTCGGCAAACTCTGGAG ACTCCTGAACGAGTCGGATAAGAGGCCTTTCATCGAAGAGGCCGAGCGTTTGAGGAAACAGCATAAGAAGGATTATCCCGAGTACAAATATCAGCCACGTCGACGCAAGAACGGCAAACTAGGAACCGGGGCTGAGGGCGACGGCCACTCCGAGGGCGAGGTCAGTCACAGCCAATCACATTACAAGAGTCTGCACCTGGAGGTGGCACACAGCGGGGCGGCGGGGTCACCGCTGGGCGACGGGCATCACCCTCACGCTACAG GTCAGAATCACAGCCCTCCGACACCCCCCACCACCCCGAAAACAGAACTGCAGGGGGGTAAATCTGGGGAAGGGAAGCGTGAGGGCGGGGCCGGGGGATCCAGGGGCGGTCTGGGGGTGGGAGCAGACGGAAGCTCCTCCTCTGCGTCGGGCAGCGGCAAACCTCACATTGACTTTGGTAACGTGGACATTGGTGAGATCAGTCATGATGTGATGGCCAACATGGAGCCGTTTGATGTGAACGAGTTTGACCAGTACTTGCCCCCCAACGGTCACCCCGGCGTGGCACAGGCCACGGGCGGCGCAGGCTCGGGATCCTCGGCCTCCCCGTACGCGTACGGCATCTCGTCGGCCCTGGCGGCCGCCAGCGGGCACTCGAGCGCGTGGCTCTCCAAACAGCAGCTGTCGTCCCAGCAGCACCTGGGCTCAGATGTAGGGAAAACTCAGATAAAGAGCGAGGCTCATTTCTCCAGCGAGGCGGCGTCTGCGGCGAGTGGATCTCACGTCACCTACACGCCTCTCAGCCTGCCGCACTACAGCTCCGCCTTCCCCTCGCTGGCGTCCCGAGCCCAGTTCGATTACGCCGAGCACCAGGCGTCCGGCTCGTACTACGCTCACTCCGGTCAGACCTCCGGCCTTTACTCCGCCTTCTCTTACATGGGCCCATCCCAGAGGCCTCTGTACACGGCCATCCCTGACCCCGGATCAGTGCCGCAGTCACACAGCCCGACACACTGGGAGCAGCCCGTCTACACCACACTGTCACGACCGtga